The DNA window GGCGATGATGGAAGTTGCTCCTACCGATGCCCCGTTACTGCCCGCCAGTAAAATGCCACAGTACGATCTCCGCCGATCGCAACAGTTTCTCGAACAGAACGCGGGTCGCGATACAATCCGCTTTGTGCTGCTGGCACCGGGCGAACTTCTGCTGATCGAAGCCACGGCGACCATCGACGGGAAACCGTTTCCGGCCGCTCGGGAAGAGACTTTGCAGAAATATCGGCTGGCTCTCGATAACCAGGCCGCCCCGGCCGGTGACGGCGAGGAACAGGAGTCTCCTCAACCGTTCAGTTACGTCACAAGCACCATCCAACGAGTGAGGCAATACCAGCAGGCGACCGGAGCGGCTCCGAATGCGGAGGAACTTCGCTGGCTGGTCAGCACCTGGTGCGATGGGCCCGAAGTCCTGCTGGTCAACTCCAGCTTTCAAGTGTTCCGTCAGCAACAGAGACCCCTCTGGAACGTTCTCGATCTCAATCAGAACGACGTGATCGATGGCAACGAGCTTGAGAACTGCGTCGATTCGATCAACCGCTGTGATCTCAATCGGGATGACGTGGTCTCGTTTGAAGAGATCGTCACACGGGCACGAGCCCTTGTCGCCGCAAAGAGATCAGAGTTTAACGATCATCCGTTGCTCGTCGAATGGCCGGCCGATGTGAGCCGCGAGGACTTCCTCGAGACGATCCGACAGATCGTCCCGCAGATTGACCCCAATACACTCTCTTCCGAGAGTCAACTGCGGTTGACGATTGCATTCCAGACGACGCAGCCGGACAAGGCCGAAATTCGCATGGCGATAGACGCCGGGAACTGGAAGCCTGCGGCCGAGGATGCCGAGGAGGTTTTGAAGGTCGTCACGGATCGCACCTGGCTGGAATGCCAGGCGGTTCAATCGGGCTGGCGGGATCAGATCTCGCTGGCTGCCGTCGTCGATGGCTATCCGCTGTTGCCGGAACTTGATGCGAATGCCGACCGTCGCTTTACAATCCGGGAACTTCGGGACCTGAAAAGTCGTCTCTCCCATTATGACGTGAACCAGGACGGCCAGATTGCGTTTACAGAACTCAGACCCACCGTGCGGCTCTGTTTCGGACTCGGGCCGATCGCCCATGGAGAACTGGCAACCGTTCGTCGTCCAGCTTCGGTATCTGGGAGCCCGGTCACGCCGGCTCCGGCCTGGTTCGCGCGGATGGATCGGAATCAGGACGGCGATCTGACACGAGGGGAGTTCCCGGGAACACAGGAGCAATTTTCACGGCTCGATACCGACGGCGACGGACTGATGAGTGCTGCCGAAGCGAGCCAGCCTCCGCAGGCGGACACAACGCAGCCGAAGGAACCATCGGCAGACGAGGCACAGCCCGAAGAAGTGCAGAACTGAGTGTGAACACGGCCCGTTAACTACGGAACACGTAATGATGAATCGAATCGAAATGACCACCGAACCTGCAGAGGAACACGACATTCGCAACAACCATCACGGACAGGTGCAGGCACCCGTCTCAGAGGATGTCGCCGTGACCGTCGACCGTTTGCACGAGCAGATGCAGGAGCTCAAACGGCAACTGGCCGGCGTCATCGTCGGGCAGGAAGACGTCTCCGAACAGCTGTTGATCAGTCTGCTTTGCCGCGGTCACTGCATACTTCAGGGGATGCCGGGGCTGGCGAAGACGATGCTCGTTTCCACGCTGTCGTCGTTGATCCAGATGTCTTTCCGCCGGATCCAGTTCACGCCCGACCTGATGCCGGGGGACATCACCGGGACGGAGATTCTGGAAGAGGATCACACGACCGGGAAACGCATCTTCCGATTCGTCGAGGGGCCGCTGTTTGCGAACGTCATTCTCGCCGATGAAATCAACCGGACGCCGCCGAAAACACAGAGCGCACTGCTCGAAGCGATGCAGGAACGGCAGTTGACGGTCTGCGGGAAAACGTACGAGTTGCCCTCGCCGTTCTTCGTTCTCGCCACTCAGAACCCGGTTGAAACGGAAGGGACGTATCCCCTTCCAGAAGCCCAGCTCGACCGGTTTCTTCTCAAGATTCACGTTCATTATCCGGATCGGGCGCAGGAGCTCGAGATCGCCAGGCGACAGACGACCGACTACTTCTTCAAGACCGAAACCGTGCTCGATGCCGAGCAGTTGCTCGAGATGCAGTCGCTCGTGCGGGGTGTCGTCGTCGCCGACCATGTCTATGAAGCTGCTCTGGACCTTGTCCGCAGCACACGCCCGGAAGAAGACGCGATGCCGGCCGAACTCAAAACGATGGTCCAGTGGGGAGCCGGTCCGCGGGCGACGATCGCTCTGTTGATGGCCGCCAAGGCCCGAGCCCTGCTCAATCGACGTTTTCACGCCACGATCGCCGATCTGAAAGCGGTCGCTCTTCCAGTCCTGCGGCATCGGATCATTCTCAGCTTCAACGCCGAAGCCGCCGGCGTCGATGCGGATCGAATTCTCGATCAACTGATTGACGCCACAGCATCGCTGCAGGTGAAAATCTAAGCCGTTTACTCACAGGGGTTACCGTTCCGGAGGCGTAGCACGGAGCGTTTCACGCGAATGGGCGTTGCTACGCGGTCATCCGATCGAGCGATCCGCTTCAGAACATATTCTCTTATCAATTGCTCACTTCATGATTTCCTTTCTGAAATCGACATTTCGAAAACCTCAGCCGTCCCAGACGGCGAACGAGGCGCCACGGGCATTGCTCGACGCCGAGGTCATGAACCAGATCGGGCATCTGGAACTGCTCTCACGAACCGTTGTCGACGGCCTGCTGGCGGGGAAGCATCGCTCTTCGACACGGGGCGGTTGCTGCGAGTTCGCCGAGCATCGTCAGTACGCCCCCGGCGATGAGATCCGGCAGATCGACTGGCAGGTGTATGCCCGGAATGACCGCTACTTCATTCGTCAGTTCGAGGAAGAAACGAACCTGCACGGCATCCTCGCCCTCGATACAAGTGGGTCGATGCGGTTCGGACTCTCCACGCCCGCGAAGCTCGATTACGCTAAACAGCTTGCCGCCTGCCTGGGACGACTGCTGCTCAAACAGCGCGATGCAGTCGGCGCGGCCATTCTCAACGACCAGAACCCGTACTTCGTGCCGCCGCGTCAGCACGCCGCTCATCTTCAGGCGTTACTGAGCGCGCTGCAGGCGGCCGAGGCCTCAAACGCTGGCGATCTCGGTTTGCAGATTCGTGGATGTCTGCCTCGGTTCAAACGGCGAGGGCTCTTCATCCTCTGTTCGGACTGCTTCACCAATCTGGATGAGCTTTCCGGGGCCCTGCGCGTGGTCCGGTCTCGGGGGCACGATGTGGTCGTGCTGCAGATCCTGGCTCCGGAAGAAGTTCACTTTGAGTTTCGGCACTGGTCGTCCTTCCGCTCGCTGGAATCATCGGGGCAGACAATGCATCTCGATCCGGCCGCGATTCGAAGTGCTTATCTGAAGCGGTTCGAATCGTTTCTGGCCGACCTGGAGGAACGCGTCGTCGGGCTGGGGGGCGATTATCTGCGAATGACAACCGATCAAAATCTGGCCGATGTGCTCGGCTGGTTCCTGCGGATGCGAATGGCGCGCAACAAACGACGCTCCTGAGGAATTACCGTGAGTTTTCTGGGATTGGCATTTCTGTTCGCACTGCCACTGGCGGCTCTGCCGGTGGTCCTGCACCTGTTCGATCGACGACGCAATGTTGTCATCGAATGGGGAGCGATGCAGTTCCTGCAGGAGGCGGCTGCGGAGAAAACCTCGGCCCGGAAGCTGAAGCAATGGCTGCTGGTGCTGTTGCGTGCTCTCACGTTAATCATGCTCATTCTCGCGTTGGCCCGACCGATGCTCCCCGGGCAGTGGTTTGGCCAGTCTGTTCAGGGAGAACTGATTGTCCTGCTGGACAATTCGCTGTCGATGTCGCGGGCTGCCGAGGAAGAGTCGCTGTTTCAGCAGGCCGTGCAACAGGCGGAAGAAGAGATCGCCGCCCAGGACGACGGTGATTACATTCGCGTCATGCTGACCTCGCCGTATCCGGTCTGGCTAACCACCGAGCCCATCCGACTCGACCAGTCTTCCCGGAAGATGTTGTCCGATCTTCTGGCCGAGCAGCTTCCCTCCGCCGGGCAGAGCGATCATCTCGCGGCTCTGTTTTCCGCCGTTCAGGCTCCGATTGAACAGGGACAGCAGAGTCGTCGCATTTTGCTTTATTCCGATGCTCAGTCCGCAGATTGGGAAAGCGTGACGGACGACTCCTGGGGCGATCTTCAGGCCGCCTGGCAGCAGACGACGATCCCGCTTGAGTTTGAACAGATCGACATGGATGCCGGCTCGCTGCAGAGCTCGAATGTCGCCATCGATCGGCTGCAGACACAGCGGTTCGTGGTTGGTGAGAACGATACCGTTCCTATGGTCGCGCAGCTGCATAACTACGGCGAGTCGAGTACGGAGTCGACCCAGCTCCGTTGGCTCATTAACGGAGAAACGGTCTACGAAGAAGAAGTGCCCTCACTGGTCGGCGAAGTTTCTCATGACGCACTGTTTCGTCACACCTTCTCCGAAGTCGGGCAGTATGTGGTGACGTGTCGCATCTCGGGCAGCGATTCGCTCGCCGCCGATGACGAGAACTCGGCCGTGATTCAGGTGATCCGTGAAGTTCCGATTCTCGTGGTGGACGAGCAGCAGGAGTTTGCCGAACTGCAACAGGAGGCCTACTTCGTCCAGGCGGCGCTTGGCTGGAAATACGGGGAGCCACTGCAACAGCACACCGTCTATACGCCTCGTGTGGTTGCGACTGAAGAACTGCCCCAGCTCAATCTGAACGACTTTCATGCGGTCGTCATTCCGAGTTTTCACAAGCTGGATGTCCAGACAGTTCGTCAGCTCGAATCGTTTGTCGCGGCTGGCGGCGGATTATGGATCGGACTCGGGCCGCGGACGGAGATCGATCAGTTCAACAACTATCTGCATGCGGATGGCTACGGACTGGCTCCGCTGCCGATTCAGCAACTCAAACTGGCCGACATTGCCGTTCCGGATGACTCCGATCGGGCAGCAGCTCTGCGAATTCGGCTCGATTCCGATGACCATCCGGCGACGCGGACGTTTGTCAGACAGGACCTCGATCTCAGCGATATCCTGATCGATCAGTACTTCCAGTTCGAATCGACGGCGATCACCGACACCTCGTCGGTGCTCTTTGCACTCAACAGTGGACAGCCGCTGATGGTGGAGCGGTTCTATGGTCAGGGCCGCGTCGTCGTGCAGAGCGTTCCGCTGCATCTGCAGTGGAGTTCCCTGGCGCGTTCCCAATCGTTTGTCGTCCTCGTTCAGGACATGCTGGGGTACCTTTCGGAACCAAAGACGAGCCGGTTCAATCTTCAGCCCGGCGAACCAATCGCCTACAAGCTGCCCGATGCCGAAGTGTTGAACGCGACTCTCGAAACCCCGCTGGGCGATGAAGTTTCGCTTTCCGCCGAACCATGGGGCGAAGGCGTTCAGTTTCGCAGCAGCAGAACCGCACTGCCGGGTGAGTATCTGCTGCAGACCGGACTGCCGGGCGGTCCGATTCCCTTTCTGGTAAACCGGCATCCCTCGGAGTCAAATCTTCAGTCGGTCGGTCCGGAGCAGATCGCACGACTGCAGGAACTGAATACATTGCCTCAGCAGATTATCGAATCGGAAGCGGTTCAGCCGGGGCAGCAGACTCCCGTCTGGTCGGTCCTTTTTCTGGCCATGATTGCGCTGCTCAGCGGTGAGCTGATTCTGTCGGGCATGATGTCCCGTGAACGGTTTGGCACCAAGTCCGCCGAACCAGCCAGCCGGGCACCGGCGGGAATGTTTGATCCGCCAGAGGCTCCTCGAACGTCGGTCAACCCGCAATCTCCGAGAGAAGAAGCTGTGAGTCCGGATCGTGAACTCGTGAGTAACAAGTCGACTTGAAAGTCCTGGCGAATATGAATCGGAACGTGGAATACCTGTCGCTGGAAGGACCGTTCAGTCTCGGACTGACCGTGCTGATGGTCCTGCTGCTGATCGGGCTGTTCGCCTGGTCGCTCTGGCGGGAGCGGTACGTTCTTGGCGTAAAGCTGACATCTCTGTTCTTTGCCTTGAGGATGGTTGTTCTGGCGACAGTCGTCTGGATGTTGCTGGCTCCAACCAGCGTGCAGATTACAACTCAAACGACACCGAAACAGGTCACGCTTGCGATCGATGCCAGTCAGAGTATGTCGTTAGTCGATCTGCCGGGAAGAGCCGATCAGGCTCGCTGGCAACTGGCGTCGCGAGAGGCCGAATCGTCGAGGGCACTGGAAGCAGTCGATGCCGCGGTCGCCGCCACGGGGCAGGCTTCTCTTGAACTCGACGAGGCGGTCATCGCACTGCGATCTCATCGGTCCGAATCGGACGTTCATCGAATCCTGCAACGCGTTGGCGACTCCCTCGCCATGACCACTACGCAGCTGGATGTCCTCAGTGAAGAGCCACTTCCGGAGGACCTTCGCAGCCGCGTCCTGAAGGAACGGACCGCAATCTCTTCCGGCCAGTTCTCCGGTTTCGAAGAACTCCTCGTGGCGATTCGCAAAGGCCGAACGCCGAAAGAGCAAAGCTGGCGGGAGAGCCTGACCGATCTGCAGTTCGAGCTCGTCCAGCGGCACGCTCAACTGCAGCATCTGGCGGCAGCGGTTTCTGAGCAGGCTTCTGCGGAAGCGACCGCTGATGTTATCGGCCCCCAATCCCGTTATCAGTACGCGATGGCGTGTCTGCGGCAGGTCCGCGAACGTCTGCTGGCTCAGGTTGATGAGACTGTCGACATTCAGTTTGCCATGTTTGACGATACGGTTTCACCGTTGCGGAGCGAACAGATCGATCGCACGGTTGAGGCCGATTCTCGATCGGAGTCCCGCATCAATGGCACGAGTACGAATCTGACGCTCGCTCTGGAAGAGCTGATGCGAACGCCTGCAGAACGCGCCTCGGCGGCCATGTTTCTGCTCAGTGATGTGGCTCACAATCATCCCGGCACAGATCCGCCCGGCGACGTCGTGCAGCGGACGCATTCGATGCCCATTTATGTCGTGCCGATTGGCAACACGAATCGTGTTCGCGACCTGGCCGTTCAGAATGTGAGTGCCCCCAAAGTCGCCATGCGAAACGACGACGTTGTGATCGAAGTGACGCTGGAAGGTTACGAGCTGGCCGGCGAGAAGTGTCTTGTTGAACTGCTGCAGGAAGGAACCTCGCTCGATTTTCGGGAGATTGCCCTTGAGAGCGACTTCGTGAGCAGAATTGTCCGGTTCGAACGTCAGCTTTCTGAGATTGGCAATCAGACCTTCCAGATTGCCGTGACGCCGCTCGAAGCAGAGGCGACGGAAGAGAACAACTACTCCGAGTTCGATGTGAACGTGACCCGCAACGATCTCAAAGTGCTCCTCGCCGACGAAATGCCCCGCTGGGAGTACCGTTATCTGACGCAGTTGTTCCGTCGGGATGCGAAGATCGAATGCGATGAATTGCTGTTTCATCCCCGGGTGATTGCGACGGGACGCCGGGCGGAGACTCAGTCGCTTCCAACAACCGCGGAGCAATGGGATCAGTACGATGTGGTCATCCTGGGGGATCTCGCTCCGGAACATTTTCCAGCGAGTGCGCAGCAATCGCTCCAGGAGTACGCTGTGCAGCGGGGCGGGACGGTCATCATCATTGCCGGTCAGAATGCGATGCCTGATCAGTATCGCCGGCAGCCTCTGGTCGACTGGCTTCCGGTCACCGAAGGCCCGGCCCGCCCTCCTTCCGAACTCGATCTCGCTTTTCAGCTGACCCGGGAAGGGGAGGATCACGCGGCACTGATGATTGGGGAATCGACCCAGCAGACGAAGCTCGCCTGGGAGTTCGTCAATCAGTTCGCGCCGCTGCACGATCTGTCGTCATGGTGTATCCCCAAGCCTTCGGCTCATACGCTGATCGCCGCGGTCCAACGCGGGCACGAGCAGCCAACCGACACGGTTTCCGATGTGTTTCTCGCCTGGCAGCCGTTCGGACGAGGACGCATTGTCTATCTGGCAGGACCGGAAACCTATCGCCTCCGTTTTCTCCGGGGCGATCAGCTGCATTACCGGTTCTGGGGCCAGCTCATGCGGTGGGCGATCGCGTCGGAAATGACCGTCGGCTCTGAATTCATTCGTATTGCAACCGAGAAGTCGCGCTATACGCCGGAAGAAACCGTCTATGCCACTGTCAAACTGCAGGATGCGGAAGGCCGTCCGGTTCTTTCTGAAGAAATGTCGCTGCAGTTGACGTCTCGGACGCTGGAACGGACCGTGCCTCTGCGGCCGGTCGACGGGATTCCGGGGGAGTATCAGGCTGAGATCCTGCCGTTGCCAACCGGCGTGTACCAGATTGAGCCGCAGGGGCCCGAAATCGAGCCGCTGCTGGCGATGGGAGAGACGGAATCGCGATCCAGTTTTACCGTTCTGGCCAATCGTCCTCTGGAGCTCGCCGACACCCGCAGTAATCGCGGACTGGCGACTCAGCTGGCGGAGGTCTCCCACGGACTGGTCATTCCGCCGACCGCCATCGGCACCATCCTGCAGTTGCTTGATCTGGAACCGATCGTCACTGAGCAGACGCAGCGAGTTCCGCTGTGGCAGCGCTGGAGTTATCTGTGGTTGATTGTCTGTTGTCTGGGCGTCGAATGGAGCTGCCGCAAATGGTTCGGCCTTTCCTGAATGCAATTTGACTCTGTGAACTGGACGTAACCCATGTCCCATATCGTTGAACCTCGTGCATTGCCGACTGTGATTGAGCGATCGCTGAACGCGATCCGCTGGCGTTCGGTGGCGATCGCGCTGGTTGAATCGACCGCGATCGGGATCGCAGTGCTCGTCTTCGCGGCGATCGTCTCGATGACTCTCGACTGGGCGTTCACGTTGTCCGATACGCGACTGCGGGTCGCCCTCACGGCTCTGTCTTTCGGAGGTGGCGTGGGTGCGTTCTGTTATCATCTTATTCCACGTCTGCAACAGGCCCTCCGTCAGAGAGCAGTGGCGACCCGGGTTGATCGCCATGTGCCGCAGCTCGAAGAACGCTGGTCCACAGTGGTGGAGATGCAGTCGGCCAATGGATATCGTTCCGCGTCCCTTCAGTGGGAAATGTTCACGCAGGTCATTAACGAAGCCGTGGCGCTCGCCGGACTGGTCGATCCTCGGCAGATCAGTCGTTCCCGGACACTGAAGTGGGCGTTACTTGCCGTGGCTGCCATGTTCATTGTTCTGCTCGGGTTCCTGGCGCTGAACTGGGGGCAGACGTCGGTGCTGCTGCAGCGATTCCTGTTTCCGACCACTCAGGTGACCGCCACGCAGCTGACGTTTGACCGTGTGTTCTCGCCACTTCCGCGAGGAGAGATCACTGAGCTGCGTTTTGTGCAGTCTGGCTTGCTGAGAACGCACGGGATGCTTTTCGTGGAGTTCGAATCGGGGAAGACCGATCAGCTTCGCCTGCATGCGACTGCGGACAATGAAGCGTTGTTCGTGCACGAACTGCGGGCTTCGGAGCCGTTTCGTTATCGACTCGAAGCCGGCGATGCCGCGACCTCCTGGCAAAGGATTGCCGTTATCGACGCTCCCGAATTTTCAGAAGTGGAACTGACGATTATCGCTCCGGAGTACGCGAAGCAGGAGCCCTCGACCAAGTCGATCCTGCCCCGGCATCTTTCTGTTCTGCAGGGAAGTCGCGTTAAACTCCGAATGCGTCCCAGTATGCCGCTGAGATCCTTTGAGCTGGGTCTGACTCTTTCTCCCGATCGTCCCGATGGGCTCGGCAAGACTCTCTTTATGGAGCCGGACGAGCTTGGCTGGTATTCCTTTGAAACCCAGCTCATCGAAGACCTGAAGCTGACTCCCGTCATGACGAGTCGAGACGGCCTGACCAACGAGTTGACCCGTTCCTGTCATCTGCACGTGCTTATCGACAAACTGCCGGTCGCTCGCGTTGTCGGCAAAACTGAAGAACAGGCTGTGGCCAAAGACGACATGCTCGAGTTTCGCTTCGAAGCTCACGACGACTTCAGTGTCGAAGAGGCCGAACTGGTCATCTATTCGGAGACCGAGAAGGATGAGAACGGAAACCCGAAGGTCCTGGCCCGCCAGCAGATTGACTTGGGAGACCAAAAAGGGAGCAAGACTGCTTCGGTTGATGTGATGTTCGATCTCAAATCGCTTGATCTCGAGATTGGCGAGAACATCAGCTACGCCGTCCGGGTCTCGGACAACCGCGAGGTCGAACTCGATTCGGACCGCGTCAAGCGGAGTGATTCCGGCTTCGAGCCACTGGTCGACCCGAATGGACCCACGGTTGAACCCTCAGCAGAATCCATGGCCAGGGCCGATTCGCCATCCGGGGACTCGCACAGCCGAAAGAAACCGGACACGAACGAGACCGGACAAGTGACGGACGATGCTCTGGCTGCAGATATGCTGGCTTCTGCTCAATCGAATTCCGGCCGGGAGCAGCCGGCGGTTTTGCCCCGACCGCCGTTGCCGCAATCGGACGATTCCCCGCGTGAGGGAAAGCAGGACAACAACCAGAAGCCAGGATCACCGCCTGTTGCGGGGGTTGAGAGTCCGGACGGTTCTTCCTCGGCGGGGAAGGAACAGACTCCTGACGCCGAGATGACGGATCGGGAAGTCAGTCCGAACGAGGCTGAAACGACCGATCCCAGGGAACGAGACGGTGAAGGGCGTTCAAAGGGTTCGTCGACCGATGACACACGGGAATCTCAATCGGGAGAAGCCCGTCAGAAGTCGAAGCAGTCCGGTTCAGGGGAAGCCGATTCGGGACGCCCGCCGGTCGATGTCAACTTCAACAACCAGCTGGCCCAGCAGACCGAGTCCGGTCGGCGGAAGTTGCGGATTGCAGAGCGACTGGCCGAAGTCGTTCGCTCCGACGAGACGGCTGGCGAAGACCTGAGTCTTCGGGAATGGATCGTCCGGCTGGAAGAGCGACTCCGAACAATTGAAGCGGGAATGCAGCAACTGGTCGAACATCAGTTGCGAGATGCTGATCGTCCTGAGCAGATGCGAAGACTGGATGAAGACTTTGCCTCGATTGAAACCGATGTCGCCCAACTGCGGGAGGACACGCGCGACAATCGCTTCGCCTTCGTCGGCCTGCAAATGATGGAAATCTCACGCATGCATGTGACACCCGCACGCGATTTTCTCTTTCGAGCAGGACGTCAACCGGAATCGACCGATTCGATGTTGCAGCGATCGGCGCATCACGTCACGCGTGCTCGGGAGCTGCTGCAGGCGTTGCTGAAGCGGTACGACAAGGCGGAGCGGGAACGGAAAACGGCGAAAGCGCTGGAAGAGGGAGTGACGCTCTACGAAGTTTACGTGGAGAAGGCCCATCATTTGATGCGGGAAGCGACTCAGAACCGCAATCCCCTGGAGCGGAAGATGGCCGTGATTGAAGTCGATCAGGCCTATCTGGAGCGCTATGCCGAAGTACGACGCTTGCGTCGGGAGATGTTCCGGGAGTTCTCGCAGTTGCTGGCCGATGACCCGCGACTGTTGTCTCGATTTCTCGGTTCCATTCAGAGACGCCGGGCGTCCCTGCGAAATCAGTTGAGTGAGCTGCACGAACGACAGGAAGAAATCTACAGCGAGTTGAGCGGCTGGAACGGGATCGAGCCCGAGCAGAGAAACGATCTGTGGACGGTCATTCTGGAACTCAGGCTGTACGCCATCGATACGCTGACCAAGGAGATTTCCCACTTCACGGAGCGATCCAAGAGTCAGCTGCCGCTCATCCTCGAGAAATCCCACGGCATGGAGGCCGCTCTGATTGCCCGCATTGAGGAACTGGAAACGCTCTCGCGAGAGGTCGAGAAGAATCTACAGACCTGGCTGGCCTCGGGCGATGATGGGCTCGCAACGACGTTACGTCAGCAGTCCCAGCGGATGGCAATGGTCGCCGAACAGATCGAAGTCGGCCTCGACCGGCTCGGTTTCGAGTACGCGTCATCAGAGGAAGTGAGCGACTATGTCGGCAACCGCCGCGTTGAACTGCAGGCTGTCGAAGATCTGATCGTCAACTGGGCGCAGATGATGCAGGCGATCGGGAAACGGCACTATGGGGATCTCGTCAACCGGGACCAAATTCGTCTCACAATCGCGACGGAAGAATTGAGAGCCGGTCTGCTCGGAATTGAAGACGATC is part of the Rubinisphaera margarita genome and encodes:
- a CDS encoding AAA family ATPase, whose translation is MMNRIEMTTEPAEEHDIRNNHHGQVQAPVSEDVAVTVDRLHEQMQELKRQLAGVIVGQEDVSEQLLISLLCRGHCILQGMPGLAKTMLVSTLSSLIQMSFRRIQFTPDLMPGDITGTEILEEDHTTGKRIFRFVEGPLFANVILADEINRTPPKTQSALLEAMQERQLTVCGKTYELPSPFFVLATQNPVETEGTYPLPEAQLDRFLLKIHVHYPDRAQELEIARRQTTDYFFKTETVLDAEQLLEMQSLVRGVVVADHVYEAALDLVRSTRPEEDAMPAELKTMVQWGAGPRATIALLMAAKARALLNRRFHATIADLKAVALPVLRHRIILSFNAEAAGVDADRILDQLIDATASLQVKI
- a CDS encoding BatA domain-containing protein, which codes for MSFLGLAFLFALPLAALPVVLHLFDRRRNVVIEWGAMQFLQEAAAEKTSARKLKQWLLVLLRALTLIMLILALARPMLPGQWFGQSVQGELIVLLDNSLSMSRAAEEESLFQQAVQQAEEEIAAQDDGDYIRVMLTSPYPVWLTTEPIRLDQSSRKMLSDLLAEQLPSAGQSDHLAALFSAVQAPIEQGQQSRRILLYSDAQSADWESVTDDSWGDLQAAWQQTTIPLEFEQIDMDAGSLQSSNVAIDRLQTQRFVVGENDTVPMVAQLHNYGESSTESTQLRWLINGETVYEEEVPSLVGEVSHDALFRHTFSEVGQYVVTCRISGSDSLAADDENSAVIQVIREVPILVVDEQQEFAELQQEAYFVQAALGWKYGEPLQQHTVYTPRVVATEELPQLNLNDFHAVVIPSFHKLDVQTVRQLESFVAAGGGLWIGLGPRTEIDQFNNYLHADGYGLAPLPIQQLKLADIAVPDDSDRAAALRIRLDSDDHPATRTFVRQDLDLSDILIDQYFQFESTAITDTSSVLFALNSGQPLMVERFYGQGRVVVQSVPLHLQWSSLARSQSFVVLVQDMLGYLSEPKTSRFNLQPGEPIAYKLPDAEVLNATLETPLGDEVSLSAEPWGEGVQFRSSRTALPGEYLLQTGLPGGPIPFLVNRHPSESNLQSVGPEQIARLQELNTLPQQIIESEAVQPGQQTPVWSVLFLAMIALLSGELILSGMMSRERFGTKSAEPASRAPAGMFDPPEAPRTSVNPQSPREEAVSPDRELVSNKST
- a CDS encoding DUF58 domain-containing protein, whose protein sequence is MISFLKSTFRKPQPSQTANEAPRALLDAEVMNQIGHLELLSRTVVDGLLAGKHRSSTRGGCCEFAEHRQYAPGDEIRQIDWQVYARNDRYFIRQFEEETNLHGILALDTSGSMRFGLSTPAKLDYAKQLAACLGRLLLKQRDAVGAAILNDQNPYFVPPRQHAAHLQALLSALQAAEASNAGDLGLQIRGCLPRFKRRGLFILCSDCFTNLDELSGALRVVRSRGHDVVVLQILAPEEVHFEFRHWSSFRSLESSGQTMHLDPAAIRSAYLKRFESFLADLEERVVGLGGDYLRMTTDQNLADVLGWFLRMRMARNKRRS